A genome region from Cardiocondyla obscurior isolate alpha-2009 linkage group LG14, Cobs3.1, whole genome shotgun sequence includes the following:
- the LOC139108046 gene encoding tetraspanin-33, translating to MMMNNRRRSNNFTYVSSCVKYMIFMLNFVFWLFGGLLIGVGLYAFVDKWQATGSVRVENVYDVVLNISLVMLIAGGVVFVVSFAGCVGALRENTCLLKFYSLCLLVFFLLEMGVAIVGFVFPHTLQSLLEESFTDKIIQTYREDPDLQNFIDFGQQEFKCCGLSQEGYLDWGKNEYFNCTSPSVERCGVPFSCCINATDISSGLVNIMCGYKVQMLPVSEASKKVWTSGCIEIVRSWAERNLYTIAGIALGIALSQLFVIYLAKTLEGQIELQKSRWHS from the exons ATGATGATGAATAATCGCAGGCGCAGTAACAACTTCACGTACGTCAGCTCGTGCGTGAAGTACATGATTTTTATGCTAAATTTCGTCTTCTGG CTGTTTGGTGGACTCCTGATTGGTGTGGGTCTTTATGCATTTGTGGATAAATGGCAGGCAACTGGATCTGTCAGAGTAGAGAATGTTTATGATGTTGTTTTGAACATTTCTCTGGTGATGCTGATAGCTGGTGGAGTGGTTTTTGTTGTCAGTTTTGCTGGATGTGTTGGAGCCCTTCGTGAAAATACATGCCTCCTTAAGTTT tatTCACTGTGTCTTCTAGTATTTTTCCTTTTGGAAATGGGTGTGGCAATTGTTGGTTTTGTATTTCCACATACCCTGCAGTCTCTTTTGGAAGAATCTTTCACAGACAAGATAATTCAAACGTACAGGGAAGATCCAGATCTGCAgaatttcattgattttggCCAACAAGAA TTTAAATGTTGCGGCTTGAGTCAAGAGGGATATTTGGATTGGggaaaaaatgaatatttcaatTGTACTAGCCCTAGTGTGGAACGTTGCGGTGTACCGTTCTCTTGTTGCATAAATGCTACTGATATATCA AGTGGACTTGTAAATATAATGTGCGGTTACAAGGTCCAAATGTTACCAGTGTCGGAAGCAAGTAAAAAGGTGTGGACCAGTGGGTGCATCGAGATCGTGCGCAGCTGGGCGGAACGTAATCTCTACACGATAGCTGGTATTGCTCTGGGTATAGCGCTCAGCCAGCTGTTTGTGATCTACCTCGCGAAAACGCTGGAGGGCCAGATCGAATTGCAGAAGTCCCGCTGGCATTCCTGA
- the LOC139108054 gene encoding anaphase-promoting complex subunit 13, giving the protein MDSQVCGDGRLIDVIDEGWRKERLPIDDISTPVAELPDPESDNGDSHMTLKELEQKWNNLALSTLSDSHLHSPTPLHN; this is encoded by the coding sequence ATGGACAGTCAGGTGTGCGGAGATGGCAGACTGATAGACGTGATCGACGAGGGCTGGCGCAAGGAACGTTTACCTATCGACGACATCTCGACGCCAGTGGCTGAGTTGCCGGATCCTGAAAGCGACAACGGTGACTCTCACATGACGCTGAAGGAATTGGAGCAGAAGTGGAATAATCTGGCTTTAAGTACACTCAGCGACAGTCATCTACATTCTCCAACGCCACTACACAACTAA
- the LOC139108048 gene encoding AN1-type zinc finger protein 1, whose translation MEFPTTGERCSVADCKLLDFLPFVCEHCQATFCKEHFNMVSHECLKTETAKSIGEQSAGFLCSKELCKDTSPVEMPCIKCKQHFCVTHRHHGCLELSETEKTQKLKKWQIPKKQFAEAKAKVDQQITDSLRKSKNTALANKVQLMRVKCSAIGPKNVPTSERSYFFVHLPLAVKNKHIGTSKGTYVNMHWTIGKCIDSIADTLKVPNNNNTATTNKLKLFRHSTGDLICNEMDTPLAKLFQDSVVFDGERVILEYSDNVPDNVIDSSLYKV comes from the exons ATGGAATTTCCAACCACTGGAGAACGCTGCTCAGTAGCAGATTGTAAATTGTTAGATTTCTTACCATTTGTATGCGAACATTGTCAAGCAACTTTCTGTAAAGAGCATTTCAACATGGTATCACACGAATGTTTAAAAACTGAGACTGCAAAATCAATTGGGGAGCAATCAGCAGGCTTTTTGTGTTCTAAAGAGTTATGCAAGGATACATCGCCAGTCGAGATGCCTTGTATTAAGTGTAAGCAGCATTTTTGCGTGACGCACAGACATCACGGATGCTTAGAATTGAGCGAGACGGAAAAAACACAAAAACTGAAAAAATGGCAGATACCAAAGAAACAATTTGCAGAAGCAAAAGCAAAAGTAGATCAACAAATCACAGACAGTTTGAGGAAATCCAAAAATACAGCATTGgcaaataaa GTACAACTCATGCGTGTGAAATGTTCCGCGATTGGTCCTAAAAATGTACCGACGAGCGAGAGAAGTTACTTCTTTGTGCATTTGCCACTCGCGGTTAAAAATAAGCACATCGGCACATCGAAAGGCACTTACGTCAACATGCACTGGACAATTGGCAAATGTATAGATTCAATAGCGGACACCCTCAAAGTTCCCAATAATAACAATACAGCCAccacgaataaattaaaactatttcgTCACTCTACCGGAGATTTGATATGCAACGAAATGGATACGCCTTtggcaaaattatttcaagattCTGTTGTTTTCGATGGGGAACGAGTTATTTTGGAATATTCTGATAATGTACCTGATAATGTAATAGATTCGTCTTTGTATAAAGTATAG